One window of the Peptacetobacter hiranonis genome contains the following:
- a CDS encoding ABC transporter substrate-binding protein — MKIAKKILSLVLIACMTVLPLTGCRKSADSSKVLNVYNVGDYIDESLIDEFEKQTGIQVQYSTYDTNEMMYQKVKSGSTKYDIVVPSDYMVAKMRKEGLLEKLDFNNIPNIKNIDKKFLGSEYDPKNEYSVPYMWGTLGLAYNSKYVDEKDLGSWDILWNPKYKGKILIFDSVRDTMGAALFKLGYSMNTTNPKEINEAKELLVKQKEYALAYVNDEVKDRMVGEDGYIGMIYSGDFPLMQEENPDLKFFNPEEGTNRWVDAMCIPTTCENKKEAEMFINFMLDPEIAKINTEYIGYSTPNKACFDLLDKEITSNKGAYPDDEYLSKCETFTDIGKDIKLYDKAWIELKSR; from the coding sequence ATGAAAATAGCTAAAAAAATATTGTCACTTGTTTTAATTGCTTGTATGACAGTGCTTCCTCTAACTGGGTGTAGAAAATCAGCAGACTCATCAAAGGTTTTAAATGTTTACAACGTTGGTGATTATATCGATGAAAGTTTAATAGATGAGTTTGAAAAACAGACAGGGATACAGGTGCAGTATTCTACTTATGATACAAATGAGATGATGTATCAGAAAGTAAAGAGTGGAAGTACTAAGTACGATATTGTAGTTCCTTCTGATTATATGGTTGCAAAGATGAGAAAGGAAGGTCTACTTGAAAAGCTAGATTTTAATAATATTCCTAATATAAAAAATATAGATAAGAAGTTTTTAGGTTCTGAATACGATCCTAAAAATGAGTACAGTGTTCCTTATATGTGGGGTACTTTAGGTCTTGCATACAATTCAAAGTATGTCGATGAAAAGGACTTAGGGTCTTGGGATATTTTATGGAATCCTAAATATAAAGGAAAGATATTAATATTTGACTCTGTTAGAGATACAATGGGTGCAGCTTTATTTAAGTTAGGGTATAGTATGAATACTACAAATCCAAAGGAAATAAATGAAGCTAAGGAGCTATTAGTTAAACAGAAAGAATACGCTTTAGCTTATGTAAATGATGAGGTTAAAGATAGAATGGTTGGAGAAGATGGATATATAGGAATGATATATTCAGGGGATTTCCCTCTTATGCAGGAAGAAAATCCAGATTTAAAATTCTTCAATCCAGAAGAAGGAACTAATAGATGGGTAGATGCAATGTGCATACCTACTACTTGTGAGAATAAAAAAGAAGCAGAAATGTTTATAAACTTTATGCTTGATCCAGAAATTGCTAAGATAAATACAGAGTATATAGGATATTCTACTCCTAATAAGGCTTGTTTCGACCTTTTAGATAAGGAGATAACTAGCAATAAAGGAGCTTATCCTGATGATGAGTATTTAAGTAAGTGCGAGACATTTACAGATATAGGTAAAGATATAAAACTATATGATAAGGCTTGGATAGAGCTAAAATCAAGATAA
- a CDS encoding cell wall-binding repeat-containing protein — MNMKKYTTVALAATMAVGTVIPASAASIDKIVGNNRYETAAMISKRAYSTAETVILVNDDAIPDALAATPYANALKAPILLTSKNALTAVTKDEIVRTGAKKVVLIGGEAVLPEALVEELKAAGVTTVDRIKGDTREETALEIAKALNDFNKSNKLEAINSVAVVNGTNGLADAVSVAAIAAEKGMPIILSNPKKGIEVSKDFIKDNKISNSYIIGGDSVVSEEVAESLPAAIRIEGKNRNDTNARVIEEFYKGKELNNIYVAKDGIKKSGELIDALSVGVLAAKNNAPVVIVGSKLSDSQKSLFKNKVIKTITQVGGNGNEDAVEEIKATQTNINYEVNNKDDLNTVLANANAGDTITLKTNADTSDDFTISTDKAINIKINGTFNGKVTLDSAEANVEIAGGSIKGLEIKRAASLTVVGGVKVENLLLDANSESISVINKGTMTNLDVDASKASIKNEGTTTSVKINGTSVTLENTGSIKTVEVNGTGATIKNSAKIEDKITGTATDVKFEGDKTEAEKAEDKKEENQATETK; from the coding sequence ATGAATATGAAAAAATATACAACAGTTGCATTAGCAGCTACTATGGCAGTTGGTACAGTTATACCAGCTTCAGCAGCATCAATAGATAAAATAGTTGGAAACAACAGATATGAAACTGCAGCAATGATAAGTAAGAGAGCTTATTCAACTGCAGAAACTGTTATACTAGTAAATGACGATGCTATACCAGACGCACTAGCAGCAACACCATATGCAAATGCACTTAAAGCACCAATATTACTTACTTCTAAAAATGCACTTACAGCAGTTACTAAAGATGAAATAGTTAGAACAGGAGCAAAAAAAGTAGTATTAATAGGTGGTGAAGCAGTTTTACCAGAAGCTCTAGTTGAAGAATTAAAAGCTGCAGGAGTTACAACTGTAGATAGAATAAAAGGTGATACTAGAGAAGAAACAGCACTAGAAATAGCTAAGGCACTAAACGACTTTAATAAATCAAATAAATTAGAAGCTATTAATAGTGTAGCAGTAGTAAATGGTACAAATGGTCTTGCTGATGCAGTATCAGTAGCAGCTATTGCAGCAGAAAAAGGTATGCCTATAATATTATCAAACCCTAAAAAAGGAATAGAAGTATCCAAAGACTTTATAAAAGACAATAAAATATCAAACTCTTATATAATAGGTGGAGATAGTGTTGTTTCAGAAGAAGTAGCAGAATCACTACCAGCAGCTATAAGAATAGAAGGTAAAAATAGAAATGATACAAATGCTAGAGTTATAGAAGAATTCTACAAAGGTAAAGAATTAAATAATATATACGTAGCTAAAGACGGAATAAAAAAATCTGGAGAATTAATAGATGCACTTTCAGTAGGTGTTCTTGCAGCTAAAAATAATGCACCAGTAGTTATAGTTGGATCAAAATTATCAGATAGTCAAAAGAGCCTATTCAAAAATAAAGTTATAAAAACTATAACTCAGGTTGGAGGAAATGGTAATGAGGATGCTGTAGAAGAAATAAAGGCAACTCAGACTAATATAAACTATGAAGTAAACAATAAAGACGACCTAAATACAGTATTAGCCAATGCAAATGCAGGAGATACAATAACATTAAAAACAAATGCAGATACTTCAGATGATTTTACTATATCAACTGATAAAGCTATAAATATAAAAATAAATGGAACTTTCAATGGAAAAGTTACTTTAGATTCAGCTGAAGCAAATGTAGAAATAGCTGGTGGATCTATAAAAGGATTAGAAATAAAGAGAGCAGCTTCTCTAACTGTTGTAGGTGGTGTAAAAGTAGAAAACTTATTATTAGATGCAAACTCTGAATCTATATCTGTTATAAACAAAGGAACAATGACAAATCTAGATGTAGATGCATCAAAAGCTAGTATAAAAAATGAAGGAACTACAACAAGTGTAAAAATAAATGGTACTAGTGTTACTTTAGAAAACACTGGATCAATAAAGACTGTAGAAGTTAATGGAACTGGTGCGACTATAAAGAACAGTGCTAAAATAGAAGATAAAATAACTGGAACAGCTACAGATGTAAAATTTGAAGGAGATAAAACTGAAGCTGAAAAAGCAGAAGATAAAAAAGAAGAAAATCAAGCAACAGAAACAAAATAA
- the cdd gene encoding cytidine deaminase — MKIVDKAFEAMQNAYAPYSKYKVGACVETIDGKYFLGANIENASYGLTNCAERSAIFAAYSNGYRKKHIKAIAIVSNGEKLVTPCGACRQVLSELIEKDVDIILSNGEKTLITNIEDLMPLAFGADNL; from the coding sequence ATGAAAATAGTAGATAAAGCATTTGAAGCTATGCAGAATGCATATGCACCGTATTCAAAATATAAAGTAGGTGCATGTGTAGAAACAATAGATGGGAAATATTTCTTAGGAGCAAATATAGAAAACGCATCTTATGGACTTACTAACTGTGCTGAGAGAAGTGCAATATTTGCAGCATATTCTAATGGATATAGAAAAAAACATATAAAAGCAATAGCTATAGTATCTAATGGAGAAAAACTTGTTACTCCTTGTGGGGCTTGTAGACAGGTACTTTCAGAGCTTATAGAGAAGGACGTAGATATAATACTATCTAATGGAGAAAAAACATTAATAACAAATATAGAGGATTTAATGCCACTAGCTTTTGGAGCTGATAACTTATAA
- the nagB gene encoding glucosamine-6-phosphate deaminase, whose amino-acid sequence MKILVCKDYAQMSEKAARIFAAQLILKPNSVLGLATGSTPEGMYASLVEKYNEGKIDFADVTSFNLDEYYQLPVENDQSYDYFMKKHLFNHVNIENFNLPNGMVEDVEAECKAYEERIEAAGGIDIQVLGIGKNGHIGFNEPDSVFIKNTHLVELTPSTIEANSRFFASEEEVPKKAVSMGIGTILKSKKIVLLASGEGKADAIAKTVYGDIDPMVPATALQLHNDVIIILDEAAASQLKPEDYTVVK is encoded by the coding sequence ATGAAAATATTAGTATGTAAAGACTATGCTCAGATGAGTGAAAAAGCGGCTAGAATATTTGCAGCTCAGCTTATATTAAAACCTAATTCAGTATTAGGATTAGCAACAGGAAGTACTCCAGAAGGAATGTACGCATCATTAGTTGAAAAATACAATGAAGGAAAAATAGATTTCGCTGACGTAACAAGCTTCAACTTAGACGAATACTATCAGTTACCAGTTGAAAATGATCAGAGCTATGATTACTTCATGAAAAAACATCTTTTCAACCATGTAAATATAGAAAACTTCAACCTTCCAAATGGTATGGTAGAAGATGTAGAAGCTGAATGTAAAGCTTACGAAGAAAGAATAGAAGCAGCTGGTGGAATAGATATACAGGTTCTAGGAATAGGAAAAAATGGACACATAGGATTCAATGAACCAGATTCAGTATTTATAAAAAATACTCACTTAGTTGAACTTACACCATCTACAATAGAAGCAAACTCAAGATTCTTCGCTTCAGAAGAAGAAGTGCCTAAAAAAGCAGTAAGTATGGGTATAGGAACTATATTAAAATCTAAAAAAATAGTTCTTTTAGCTTCAGGAGAAGGAAAAGCAGACGCTATAGCTAAAACTGTTTACGGAGATATAGATCCAATGGTTCCAGCTACAGCATTACAGTTACACAACGATGTAATAATAATATTAGATGAAGCTGCAGCTTCTCAGTTAAAACCAGAAGATTACACTGTTGTAAAATAA
- a CDS encoding ABC transporter permease — MMKIKNSKSKFAYPYIVWSAIFVVIPLFLVVYYSFTKEVNGEIVFTLDNFKSVLDPIYLSVFWRSILISGGATLACILIGYPVAYIISKAPISKRGTLILLFILPMWMNFLLRTYSWASILGQNGLLSSFLGLFGIEYRSILYTPFAVLLGMVYNFLPFMVLPIYTSLSKMDHDLIDAAHDLGANNFTVFRKIIFPLSLPGVFSGITMVFMPSITSFAISRLLGGGKTMLIGDLIEQQFTVVGDWNFGSAISIFLMIVILISMSIMSKMDDGSGEGGMVI, encoded by the coding sequence ATGATGAAAATTAAGAATTCAAAATCAAAATTTGCTTATCCATACATAGTATGGAGTGCAATATTCGTAGTAATTCCATTATTCCTAGTAGTTTATTACAGTTTTACAAAAGAAGTTAACGGAGAGATAGTTTTTACTCTTGATAACTTCAAATCAGTTTTAGATCCGATATATTTATCAGTATTTTGGAGATCTATATTAATATCTGGAGGCGCTACTCTAGCATGTATATTAATAGGTTATCCAGTTGCATATATTATATCTAAAGCTCCAATAAGTAAAAGAGGAACTTTAATACTTTTATTTATACTTCCAATGTGGATGAACTTCCTACTTAGAACATATTCTTGGGCATCAATCCTAGGACAGAACGGATTATTAAGTAGCTTTTTAGGATTATTTGGTATAGAGTATCGTTCTATTTTATATACTCCATTTGCAGTGTTATTAGGTATGGTTTATAACTTCTTACCATTTATGGTATTACCTATATACACTTCATTATCAAAAATGGATCACGATTTAATAGATGCAGCTCACGATTTAGGAGCTAACAATTTTACAGTATTTAGAAAAATAATATTCCCACTTAGCTTACCAGGAGTTTTCTCTGGTATAACAATGGTGTTCATGCCATCAATAACATCATTCGCTATATCAAGACTTCTTGGTGGAGGAAAAACAATGCTAATCGGGGATTTAATAGAACAGCAGTTTACAGTTGTAGGGGATTGGAACTTTGGTTCTGCAATATCAATATTCTTAATGATAGTAATATTAATTTCAATGAGTATAATGTCTAAGATGGACGATGGAAGCGGAGAAGGGGGTATGGTTATATAA
- a CDS encoding FAD-dependent oxidoreductase has translation MAKYNAGTYTGKGYGVKGKVVVEVTFSESEITDINIVKHKEIYGQAYGLESSPFEHWVPKIIEYQSLAVPMVVGAEVVCKAIAKAVASCVEQAGGDVEELKNKAVPVPPKKEDRTIETDFVVFGSGIAGLSAAVEAKYCGADVVLVEKQGVIGGSSAICGGKIMGAGTRTQIERGILDTPQMQFDFLKKAAGTFLDDDKINYFCYHAAENIHWLEEQGFEVQDVEAPHTSQLPWRIHNSMGGGGQTMGYGGGFIVPLNNKFHELGGTTLLNTSLTEVIVEDGRVVGAKATDTLDGSVVTIMAKKGVFIGTGGFAANRELVESRYPWMKGYYYNCPESSQGDGARVAEAIGARNYKHPSLQTMMLNERTGVGVNEEPSLIVSLEGKRFCNEFQFHSLVGCAMAKAGSAGGWYITCGEEADKYPLLQYTLGSKEAIKASSIEELAEKINVKPEVLKATVDRYNYLCDMGFDEDYEKPASEMRAIRGDIYYAVFLRPATSITFGGLEIDIAAHVLDNNKKIIPGLYAAGEVANTGNFGYGVPSCGYSIGHALHFGRVAARSACGRELL, from the coding sequence ATGGCGAAGTATAATGCAGGTACATACACTGGAAAAGGATACGGTGTAAAAGGTAAGGTTGTTGTTGAAGTAACATTTTCTGAAAGTGAAATAACAGATATTAATATTGTTAAACACAAAGAAATTTATGGACAGGCATATGGTCTTGAAAGTTCACCTTTTGAACATTGGGTTCCAAAGATAATAGAATATCAGTCTTTAGCTGTACCAATGGTTGTAGGTGCTGAAGTTGTTTGTAAAGCTATAGCTAAAGCAGTTGCATCTTGTGTTGAACAGGCAGGTGGAGATGTTGAAGAGTTAAAGAATAAAGCAGTTCCAGTTCCACCTAAAAAGGAAGATAGAACAATAGAAACTGATTTTGTAGTATTTGGATCTGGTATAGCAGGTCTTTCAGCAGCTGTAGAAGCTAAATATTGTGGAGCTGATGTAGTTCTTGTTGAAAAACAGGGAGTAATTGGTGGTTCTTCTGCAATATGTGGTGGTAAGATAATGGGTGCTGGTACAAGAACTCAGATAGAAAGAGGTATATTAGATACACCTCAGATGCAGTTTGATTTTTTAAAGAAAGCTGCGGGAACTTTCTTAGATGATGATAAGATAAATTACTTCTGCTACCATGCAGCAGAAAATATACATTGGTTAGAAGAACAGGGATTTGAAGTGCAGGATGTTGAGGCACCTCATACTTCTCAGTTACCATGGAGAATCCATAATAGTATGGGTGGCGGTGGCCAGACTATGGGATATGGTGGAGGATTTATAGTTCCACTAAATAATAAATTCCATGAGCTTGGAGGAACAACTCTTTTAAATACTTCTCTTACAGAGGTAATAGTAGAAGATGGCAGAGTAGTTGGAGCTAAAGCTACAGATACTTTAGATGGAAGTGTTGTTACTATAATGGCTAAAAAAGGTGTATTTATAGGAACAGGTGGATTTGCAGCTAATAGAGAATTAGTTGAATCAAGATATCCATGGATGAAAGGCTATTATTACAATTGCCCAGAATCAAGTCAAGGAGATGGAGCTAGAGTTGCAGAAGCAATAGGTGCTAGAAATTATAAACACCCATCTTTACAGACAATGATGTTAAATGAAAGAACTGGAGTAGGTGTAAATGAAGAGCCAAGTTTAATAGTTAGTTTAGAAGGAAAACGTTTCTGCAATGAATTCCAGTTCCACAGTTTAGTTGGTTGCGCAATGGCAAAAGCTGGTAGTGCTGGTGGATGGTATATAACTTGTGGAGAAGAAGCAGATAAATATCCTCTACTTCAGTATACTTTAGGATCAAAGGAAGCAATAAAAGCTAGTAGTATAGAAGAATTAGCAGAAAAAATAAATGTTAAACCAGAAGTTTTAAAAGCTACTGTAGATAGATATAACTATTTATGTGATATGGGATTTGATGAAGATTACGAAAAACCAGCGAGTGAAATGAGAGCTATAAGAGGAGATATATATTATGCGGTATTTTTAAGACCAGCAACTTCTATAACATTTGGAGGTCTTGAAATAGATATAGCAGCTCATGTTCTTGATAATAATAAGAAAATAATACCAGGGTTATATGCAGCAGGTGAAGTTGCTAATACTGGTAACTTCGGATATGGAGTTCCTTCTTGTGGATACAGTATAGGACATGCTCTTCATTTTGGTAGAGTAGCAGCAAGAAGTGCTTGTGGAAGAGAATTATTATAG
- a CDS encoding ABC transporter permease produces MGHIGAFTTKWYVRLFQNEAIMTALYYTVTIAIISSVIATIVGTLSAIGINKMRPRNKAIMMNVNNLPILNTEIVTGVALMSLFVFLQVDFGYMTMLIAHIMFCIPYVILSVLPKLRQMPENIENAALDLGATPFYALRKVILPQIKPGIVSGFLMAFTMSIDDFIISFFNSGNGVTNLSIEIYSMARRGIKPEINALSTLMFITVLILLILSNKKQSLEERGRR; encoded by the coding sequence ATGGGACATATAGGAGCATTCACAACTAAATGGTATGTGAGATTATTCCAAAATGAAGCTATAATGACAGCACTTTATTATACAGTTACTATAGCTATAATTTCTTCAGTAATAGCTACAATAGTAGGTACTTTAAGTGCAATAGGTATAAATAAGATGAGACCTAGAAACAAAGCTATAATGATGAATGTAAACAACCTACCAATATTAAATACAGAGATAGTAACAGGGGTAGCTCTTATGAGTTTATTTGTATTTTTACAGGTAGATTTTGGATATATGACAATGCTTATAGCGCATATAATGTTCTGTATTCCTTATGTAATACTTTCAGTGCTTCCAAAATTAAGACAGATGCCTGAAAATATAGAGAATGCAGCATTAGATTTAGGTGCAACACCATTTTATGCATTAAGAAAGGTTATACTACCTCAGATAAAACCTGGTATAGTATCAGGATTTTTAATGGCATTCACTATGTCTATAGATGATTTCATAATAAGTTTCTTCAACTCTGGAAATGGGGTTACAAACTTATCTATAGAAATTTACTCTATGGCTAGAAGAGGAATAAAACCAGAAATAAATGCGCTTTCAACTTTAATGTTTATAACAGTTCTTATACTGTTAATACTTTCTAATAAGAAACAGTCTTTAGAAGAAAGGGGAAGAAGGTAG
- a CDS encoding glycoside hydrolase family 73 protein: MDENNIDSKRLDDMRKSVQGKIKEREDDRNLGVKPKKVNSSKKVKSELNATKGKSSQSRAKKSGTGGNSKKVAGSTKGGSSKSKNSKKPTSNKSKKAKKKTRNISIILVVLTILIFAIYSTFGRGYIEDMQREDFIEMVEPIAVDVYEKYGIYPSVTISRAAIESNWGKSELSKEYFNLFGIKADKSWNGRSVNMNTKEGYNDTENAAFRRYRSYKESIYDYGKFLSENKRYEKAGLFKAKDGKAQAQVLEDAGYATKENSKGELVYADVLINLMDKYNLDKVDAEYDPKVKR; the protein is encoded by the coding sequence ATGGATGAAAATAATATAGATAGCAAGAGATTAGATGATATGAGAAAAAGTGTGCAAGGAAAGATTAAGGAGAGAGAGGATGATAGAAATTTAGGTGTTAAGCCTAAAAAGGTTAATTCATCTAAAAAGGTAAAGAGTGAGCTTAATGCGACAAAAGGAAAAAGTAGCCAAAGTAGGGCTAAGAAAAGTGGTACTGGAGGTAATTCTAAGAAAGTAGCTGGTTCTACAAAAGGAGGAAGTAGTAAATCTAAAAATTCAAAGAAACCAACTAGTAATAAAAGTAAGAAAGCTAAGAAAAAGACTAGGAATATTTCTATTATATTAGTGGTTTTAACTATTTTGATATTTGCTATATATTCTACATTTGGAAGAGGTTATATAGAGGATATGCAGAGAGAGGATTTTATTGAAATGGTAGAGCCTATAGCGGTAGATGTTTATGAAAAGTATGGAATTTATCCTTCTGTGACTATTTCGCGGGCTGCTATTGAATCAAACTGGGGTAAGTCGGAACTTTCTAAGGAGTATTTTAATTTATTTGGGATAAAGGCTGATAAGTCTTGGAATGGAAGAAGTGTCAATATGAATACTAAAGAAGGGTACAATGATACAGAAAATGCTGCTTTTAGGAGATATAGGTCTTATAAGGAGTCTATATATGATTATGGAAAGTTTTTAAGTGAAAATAAAAGGTATGAAAAAGCGGGATTATTTAAGGCTAAGGATGGAAAAGCTCAGGCTCAGGTTTTAGAGGATGCAGGATATGCTACAAAGGAAAACTCTAAAGGCGAGCTTGTCTATGCGGATGTGCTTATAAATCTTATGGATAAGTATAATCTTGATAAGGTAGATGCTGAATATGACCCAAAAGTAAAGAGATAA
- the potA gene encoding spermidine/putrescine ABC transporter ATP-binding protein — protein MTENIIELRGIHKVYGGDNVVLDKFNLDIKKNEFLTLLGPSGCGKTTLLKIIAGFEQADAGSVIFEGKEINDLPPNERHVNTVFQKYSLFPHMNVYENVAFGLKIKKVPKDEIDKKVKEVLKLVALEGFENRAIDSLSGGQQQRIAIARAVVNEPKVLLLDEPLGALDLKLRQEMQVELKRIQKKLGITFIFVTHDQEEALSMSDTIVVLNKGKIQQMGNPVDIYNEPKNAFVAKFIGESNILPGVMLEDFRVVFADREFECVDKGFEKNEEIEVVIRPEDIKMVKPENGMIVGKVTSVIFKGVHYEIELEENGRTWLLHNTRYAEVGTELGIDIYPEDIHIMKKVEIEAGEDDEN, from the coding sequence TTGACAGAAAACATAATAGAATTAAGAGGAATACATAAAGTATATGGTGGAGATAACGTAGTATTAGATAAATTTAATCTTGATATAAAGAAAAACGAGTTTTTAACATTATTAGGACCATCAGGATGTGGTAAAACAACACTATTAAAAATAATAGCTGGTTTTGAACAGGCTGATGCAGGGAGTGTAATATTCGAAGGTAAGGAAATAAACGACCTACCTCCAAATGAAAGACATGTAAACACTGTTTTCCAGAAATATTCACTATTCCCACACATGAATGTTTATGAAAATGTAGCATTTGGGTTAAAGATAAAGAAAGTTCCTAAAGATGAAATAGATAAAAAGGTTAAAGAAGTTTTAAAACTTGTTGCTCTTGAAGGATTTGAAAACAGAGCAATAGATTCTTTATCTGGTGGACAGCAGCAGAGAATAGCAATAGCAAGAGCTGTTGTAAATGAGCCTAAAGTTCTTCTTCTTGACGAGCCACTTGGAGCACTTGACTTAAAATTAAGACAGGAAATGCAGGTAGAGCTTAAAAGAATACAGAAAAAATTAGGTATAACATTTATATTTGTTACACACGACCAGGAAGAAGCACTTAGTATGTCTGATACTATAGTAGTTCTAAATAAAGGAAAAATACAGCAGATGGGAAATCCAGTAGATATATACAATGAACCTAAAAATGCATTTGTTGCTAAGTTTATAGGAGAAAGTAATATATTACCAGGTGTAATGCTTGAAGACTTCAGAGTTGTATTTGCTGATAGAGAATTTGAATGTGTAGATAAAGGATTTGAAAAGAACGAAGAAATAGAAGTTGTTATAAGACCAGAAGATATAAAAATGGTTAAACCAGAAAATGGTATGATAGTAGGAAAAGTAACATCTGTAATATTTAAAGGAGTACACTACGAAATAGAATTAGAAGAAAATGGAAGAACTTGGCTACTTCACAATACTCGGTATGCAGAAGTAGGAACAGAACTAGGAATAGACATATATCCAGAGGATATACATATAATGAAAAAAGTCGAAATAGAAGCTGGTGAAGATGATGAAAATTAA
- a CDS encoding helix-turn-helix domain-containing protein — protein sequence MEIGKKIKRLRIEKQLTQEELANRCELSKGFISQLENDLTSPSIATLIDILEILGTNLKEFFNDTESEKIVFVKDDMFETEDEELKYEFKWLVPNSQKNEMEPVIVTIQPGGQYKEEKPHEGEEFGYVLAGSVFLHLGEKKLKVRKGESFYFKPRAKHFLSNEGKTVAKVLWVSTPPTF from the coding sequence ATGGAAATAGGTAAAAAGATTAAAAGACTTAGAATAGAAAAGCAGCTCACCCAAGAAGAGTTAGCTAATAGATGCGAGCTTTCAAAGGGATTTATATCTCAGCTTGAAAATGATTTAACATCACCATCTATAGCTACTTTAATAGATATATTAGAAATACTTGGGACGAACTTAAAAGAATTCTTTAACGATACAGAGAGCGAAAAGATAGTATTCGTTAAAGATGATATGTTTGAAACAGAGGATGAAGAATTAAAATACGAATTCAAATGGCTAGTTCCAAACTCGCAGAAAAATGAGATGGAGCCAGTAATAGTTACAATCCAACCTGGAGGTCAGTACAAAGAAGAAAAACCTCATGAAGGAGAAGAATTTGGATATGTACTAGCAGGATCAGTATTCCTTCATTTAGGAGAGAAAAAGCTAAAGGTTAGAAAAGGAGAAAGTTTCTACTTTAAACCTAGAGCTAAACACTTCCTATCAAATGAAGGTAAGACAGTAGCCAAAGTACTTTGGGTAAGTACACCACCTACTTTCTAA
- a CDS encoding YczE/YyaS/YitT family protein, protein MFKTIGSKVAKLVIGLFICSIGIVMTINANLGMQPWDVLHQGLSNKLGITIGTATIIVASLTMIADFIFGDNIGWGTVANMVLVGLFMDMIIYSGYIPTAGSLVSGLALLIGGLIVLSFGMVLYMDSGLGSGPRDGLMVCLQKKTGKSANVVKVTMDISALAIGILLGGKVGIGTIISAFGLGLAIKVVFKACRFDGTKVENRYIIDDIRYVKRVSEHFIK, encoded by the coding sequence ATGTTTAAGACAATCGGATCAAAAGTTGCTAAATTAGTAATCGGACTTTTTATATGCTCAATAGGTATAGTTATGACAATCAATGCAAATTTAGGCATGCAGCCTTGGGATGTTCTTCATCAAGGGTTATCTAACAAGCTAGGTATAACTATAGGAACAGCCACTATAATTGTAGCATCTCTTACAATGATTGCCGATTTTATATTCGGTGACAATATAGGCTGGGGAACAGTTGCTAATATGGTTTTAGTTGGCTTATTTATGGATATGATAATATATTCAGGATATATACCAACAGCTGGCAGTCTTGTATCTGGATTAGCACTTCTTATAGGTGGTTTAATAGTCTTATCATTTGGCATGGTTCTTTATATGGATAGCGGTTTAGGAAGTGGACCGAGAGATGGACTTATGGTTTGCCTACAGAAAAAAACAGGAAAATCAGCAAATGTAGTTAAGGTTACTATGGATATATCTGCTCTTGCTATAGGTATACTACTTGGAGGAAAAGTAGGAATAGGAACAATAATAAGTGCATTTGGTTTAGGACTAGCTATAAAGGTAGTATTTAAGGCTTGTAGATTTGATGGAACAAAGGTAGAAAATAGATATATAATAGACGATATAAGATATGTAAAAAGAGTATCAGAGCATTTTATAAAATAG